In one window of Hemicordylus capensis ecotype Gifberg chromosome 10, rHemCap1.1.pri, whole genome shotgun sequence DNA:
- the NRG4 gene encoding pro-neuregulin-4, membrane-bound isoform, whose protein sequence is MRTDHEELCGSSYGNFCLNGGTCYTLPTASSPFCRCTENYTGPRCAEIFLPSIKNHPGGELFAALLASVVVLSVLVAGAFFFLCRKGQIPRTTSIEHGDTLIEANSSNGCNKITE, encoded by the exons ATCATGAAGAACTCTGTGGCAGCAGTTATGGCAATTTCTGTTTGAATGGTGGGACTTGTTACACGTTACCTACTGCTTCCAGCCCTTTTTGCAG GTGTACTGAGAATTATACAGGGCCTCGTTGTGCCGAAATTTTTCTCCCCAGCATCAAGAACCATCCAGGAGGTGAACTGTTTGCTGCTTTGCTGGCTTCAGTGGTTGTTCTGAGTGTTCTGGTAGCTGGAGCATTCTTCTTCCTTTGCAG GAAGGGCCAGATCCCACGGACCACTTCAATAGAGCATGGTGACACCCTGATTGAGGcaaacagcagcaatggttgCAATA AGATAACCGAATAG